TCTTCAGTTTTTTCTCACCTTCCTCACGCAATCGCCTGCTTTCAGCGGCAAACCCGATCAGAAGCTGGCCCTTTTTTTTTCTTCTACCAAGTTCAAGAAGAATATCAGGGTTCTGGACAAGAGAAAGAGCTGGGGATATCTCTTCTTTTTTCACTTTGTGAACGGCCTGCTCACCTGGTCGATAATCTGCAACAGCTGCACTTTTAATTATAATATCAGCCTGTTCTGAATGTTGAAGAACAGTTTCATACATCTCTTGTGCAGTTTGGACCTCCAGCCGTTTCACCCCTGCAGGGCAGGTAAGAGCTGTGGGACCACTGACAAGAATCACCTTCGCTCCTCGGCGAAAAGCTGCTCTGGCAATAGCATATCCCATCTTTCCTGAGGATCTGTTACTCAGAAAACGGGCGGGATCAATGGGCTCCCTCGTAGGTCCTGCTGTTACCAGAACCGTTTTTCCCGCAAGATCCTGTTGCGTAAGAGCTCTTGCCAGGTACTCCTCCACAATTTCCCAGTCAGCCAGCCGCCCCTTCCCCTCATCACGGCATGCCATCCTCCCATAACCCGGCTCGATAATTTCATAACCGAATGTTTTCAGTTTTTGAATATTTTCGATGGTTGCCGGATGATCATACATCCTGGTGTTCATGGCCGGGCAGACAAGAACTTTCGTCCGGGTGACCAGGGCTGTTGAGGTGAGAAGATTATCGGCAATTCCCGCAGCCAGACTTGCAATGGTATTGGCAGTAGCGGGAGCGATCAGCAGAACATCCGCCTCACCTCCCAGACTGATATGAAGCATGGGATCATCACTTTCAGCAAACATATCCCCCACCGTCTTTATTCCTGTGAGAGCAGAAAAGGTGAGAGGTGTTACAAATCGGGTTGCGGACTCGGTCATAATCACTTTTACTTCCGCCTCTTCCTTAACCAGTGTGCTCACCCAACCTGCCACTTTAAAAGCGGCTATTGAGCCGGTTACACCCACTACAATCCTCTTTCCGGCAAAACAGTTTCCCATGACCTTTTCTCCGCAGTCAATATGCTCCGTTGCCCTTCACCATACAATAGACAGTCTTGGCAATAATTTTTATATCAGTCCATAAAGAATAATTGAGAATGTACCAGTCGTCCATGCGAACTCTCTCACCGTATTCATCCACGTCGGAACGACGTCCCACCTGCCAGGGCCCCGTTATACCTGGCTTCATGGAGCAGTAGCGTCCCGCGCTTTCCTTGTAAAAATCGTTCAGTTCATCCCCCACAATTGGTCGGGCTCCGACCACACTCATGTCTCCCCTCAGAACATTAATAAACTGTGGAAACTCATCAAGACTCGTCCGTCGCAGCAATCTGCCAAACCGGGTTACACGTGGATCATTCTTTAGTTTGAAATGCTGCTCCCACTCTTTTTTGAGTTCGTCATTTTCATCAAGCAGTTTCTGGAGCTCCCTGTCTGCTCCAACTTTCATTGTTCTGAACTTCAGACAGTCAAATGTTTTTCCCGCCGCGGTAATCCTTTTATGTTTGTAAAAGACGGGGCCGCCGTCACTGATTTTGATCAGCAGGGCAATAACAATCATCAGTGGGGAAAAGCAGATGAGCACAGCAAGTGAAAAAAAGAGATCGAACCCCCGCTTCCACTCTGTGTGGGGATTAAAATTCAATATCAGCAAATCCCCGAGGGACTGAATCTCCGCGTGATGAAGACCATAAACATAGAGATCGGGAACGAGATAAATTCTGGCTCCAAGGGATCTGCATTCTCTGAGGATAGTAAAAATTTTTCTCTCTGCCCGCATGGGCAGGGCAATATACACATAATCAATATCATGTTGTTCAAGATAACCGTTGATGGCGGAAATATTTCCGAGCACCGGTTTTCCATAGACTTCCGTAACTGTTTCTTCATCTATCTTGTCATCAAAAAAACCGAGTACCTCTATCCCCGCCCAGGGCATTTCCTCGACTTCCTTGACAAGTGTTATACCAAGATCTCCGGCTCCCACCACCACTGCCCGCCTGACATTTTTTCCCTTTGCCCTGATAACTCTGAGCATTTTTCGGGCAAGGACATGAATGAAAAAGAGAAAAAACGGAGTGGTAACCGACCAGACCAGGAACACGACCCGGGAATAGGCAATGGATATCTTGAATATGAAAAAATAGAACAGCAACAAGCCGATAACAGCTGCCCAAGCTTTCAAAATCACAAGAAACTCAATAAAATAACGCCATCCACGCCAGGAACGATATAATTGAAACGACTGAAAACTGATAAAACAGAGAACAAAGGTGATAACCAGAAGACGGGTATAATATGGACTCCACGGAACCCTGTACCAAAGAACCAGCAGTGAAAGATAACCGACAGTAAAACAGCAGTCAAAGAGATGCAGCAGCCTGGCGATCAGGGAACTCTGCTGACGAAGATTTATTGATAACATACACTTATATATGATCGACCAGGAATGAAACTGTCAGTGGAACAGCATCCTGTTTTTTTATTTTTTTACCTGAATCCGTGGTGGATTCAGGTTGTATTCCGGCGCTGCCACCAGGTTCTGTTCATACTGAACGAAGAATGTAAAAACGGTGGCAGCAGAGTATATTTTCTGCCCAACCTATAGCCGGTAAACTTTAATCCTGTACGGATGATAAATTCTATTGCTGTAATAAACTTTCCTTCCTTCAACAACTGTGCAAAAGCAGAACGGACAAAACTGAAACCGATCCCTTCAGCGGTCCCAAAGGTATCAAGTAACCATTTTTCCGATGAGTGCAGAACGCCGGTATCATAGGCCCTCCGGAACTCTCCCTGCAATGAATAATTATGGCTGTGATACACTGCAGCTTCGGCAACATAGGCTATCGTGCCTCCATCCTGAAGAATTTTCCCCACAGTACAGGTATCCTCACCAAAAATCAAACCGTTCCTGAAGCTTCCAACCGCAAGAAGATTCCTCCGCCGATAGGCTGCAAAAGAATTGGATGTAAAAATTGTCCGCAGTCCCAGTTTTTGACGATCGTTAAAAGATCGTTTCTGTGACCTTTCCGGGTAATTAAAGCGCCGAAGAAAAGCTGCATGCCAGCTCGCATCAGCAGCAGGAAGCTGGCGACCATAGGAGCAGACACATGATTCACCATTCCCCACGAGAGGCTCTATAAGAAGCCGCAGGGCAGCAGAAGATGCAAATTCGATATCCTGAGTCAGAAAAACTATTATTTCCCGATTGGTTTTTCCAACCAGAAACGTCCTGGTTCCGCCGTGATCAAAATCCTCACGGTTTACCCTCCATACCCTGGCTCCGTATTTCCTGCAGATGTCCACCGTTCCATCTGAAGATGATGAATCTGCAACAAGGATTTCAGCAGGTTGCAGATCTTGTTTCTTCAGACTGACAAACAGTTTTTCCAGCGTATCTCCCCCGTTGAGGGTTGGAATAAGAATGCTGAAT
The DNA window shown above is from Desulfomarina profundi and carries:
- a CDS encoding glycosyltransferase family 2 protein, translating into MDVTKAFEKNAFSILIPTLNGGDTLEKLFVSLKKQDLQPAEILVADSSSSDGTVDICRKYGARVWRVNREDFDHGGTRTFLVGKTNREIIVFLTQDIEFASSAALRLLIEPLVGNGESCVCSYGRQLPAADASWHAAFLRRFNYPERSQKRSFNDRQKLGLRTIFTSNSFAAYRRRNLLAVGSFRNGLIFGEDTCTVGKILQDGGTIAYVAEAAVYHSHNYSLQGEFRRAYDTGVLHSSEKWLLDTFGTAEGIGFSFVRSAFAQLLKEGKFITAIEFIIRTGLKFTGYRLGRKYTLLPPFLHSSFSMNRTWWQRRNTT
- the coaBC gene encoding bifunctional phosphopantothenoylcysteine decarboxylase/phosphopantothenate--cysteine ligase CoaBC, which encodes MGNCFAGKRIVVGVTGSIAAFKVAGWVSTLVKEEAEVKVIMTESATRFVTPLTFSALTGIKTVGDMFAESDDPMLHISLGGEADVLLIAPATANTIASLAAGIADNLLTSTALVTRTKVLVCPAMNTRMYDHPATIENIQKLKTFGYEIIEPGYGRMACRDEGKGRLADWEIVEEYLARALTQQDLAGKTVLVTAGPTREPIDPARFLSNRSSGKMGYAIARAAFRRGAKVILVSGPTALTCPAGVKRLEVQTAQEMYETVLQHSEQADIIIKSAAVADYRPGEQAVHKVKKEEISPALSLVQNPDILLELGRRKKKGQLLIGFAAESRRLREEGEKKLKRKNLDLIAVNNISGENTGFESESNQLLLLSKSRVEQLPLTGKLHTADLLLDRICSL
- a CDS encoding sugar transferase — translated: MLSINLRQQSSLIARLLHLFDCCFTVGYLSLLVLWYRVPWSPYYTRLLVITFVLCFISFQSFQLYRSWRGWRYFIEFLVILKAWAAVIGLLLFYFFIFKISIAYSRVVFLVWSVTTPFFLFFIHVLARKMLRVIRAKGKNVRRAVVVGAGDLGITLVKEVEEMPWAGIEVLGFFDDKIDEETVTEVYGKPVLGNISAINGYLEQHDIDYVYIALPMRAERKIFTILRECRSLGARIYLVPDLYVYGLHHAEIQSLGDLLILNFNPHTEWKRGFDLFFSLAVLICFSPLMIVIALLIKISDGGPVFYKHKRITAAGKTFDCLKFRTMKVGADRELQKLLDENDELKKEWEQHFKLKNDPRVTRFGRLLRRTSLDEFPQFINVLRGDMSVVGARPIVGDELNDFYKESAGRYCSMKPGITGPWQVGRRSDVDEYGERVRMDDWYILNYSLWTDIKIIAKTVYCMVKGNGAY